CGCCCCAGCCCAGGTATTCACGCGTGTAAGCAGCGTGGCGCTCGGGTTCCGAGGACAGTTTGGCTCGAACATCTTTCGCAAGCTCGTCGTCGGGATTGGCCTCAAGCCATCGGCGCATGGTGAGCCATTTGGCCGCCTCGTATCTGTCCCAGCCGTCTTGGTTAGCCAGAACCATTTCAACAACGTCGTAGCCAAGGTGGCCGAAAGACGCGATAAGTTCTGGAAGCATGAGAAAGTCGGAGATTGAGCCGGCACCACACCTCTTGGCAACATCTTCCGTCGACGGTAACTGCCGCCAGTAGGGCTCGCCGATGAGGATGATCCCTCCGGTGCGCAGGCTCCGCGCCAGAAGTTCAATAGTGCCGGCGATTCCTCCACCGATCCAAGTGGCACCGACACAGGCTGCCACACCAACTTTCTCGTCAGAGACGTATCCGGCAGCGTCGCCGTGGATGAATTCGACTTGATCGGCAACGCCGAGTTCTTCAGCGCGGAGTTTCGCTTGCTCGGTGAACAACTGGCTCATGTCGATGCCGGTGCCGATAATACCGTAATCGCGAGCCCAGGTGCACAGCATCTCCCCCGAACCGCTGCCGAGGTCGAGCACTCGGGTTCCCGTTTCCAGACGCAACGCCGCGCCGAGAGTGGTGAGCTTTTCGGGTGTGAACGGGTTATGGATGCGGTGAGCGCTTTCCGTGATG
Above is a window of bacterium DNA encoding:
- a CDS encoding class I SAM-dependent methyltransferase yields the protein MTESAHRIHNPFTPEKLTTLGAALRLETGTRVLDLGSGSGEMLCTWARDYGIIGTGIDMSQLFTEQAKLRAEELGVADQVEFIHGDAAGYVSDEKVGVAACVGATWIGGGIAGTIELLARSLRTGGIILIGEPYWRQLPSTEDVAKRCGAGSISDFLMLPELIASFGHLGYDVVEMVLANQDGWDRYEAAKWLTMRRWLEANPDDELAKDVRAKLSSEPERHAAYTREYLGWGVFALMPR